From the Clostridia bacterium genome, one window contains:
- a CDS encoding permease: MSINSLEQSLYFFVTIMAELAVLFIGISFLVELLRQYIPEATIRRVLSGRRGQGNLLGASFGALTPFCSCSTIPITVGLLNAGASFGTTISFLLASPLLNPVILGLFWAMFGWQVTVTYALLCFALAVAMGALWEKLGLAAYVKRVRVSGGHNGEEESQNLRVRLIRALTGSWQQFLGVLPYLLVGVVIGAAIYGFVPADWVARVAGPQNPLAIPVAAAIGIPLYIRVETMIPISMVLLEKGMGLGAIMALIIGGAGASIPEVSLLASIFKPRLVVAFVLTILVVATLAGYSFNIIFA; the protein is encoded by the coding sequence ATGAGCATTAACTCACTAGAGCAGAGCTTATACTTTTTTGTCACCATTATGGCTGAACTGGCAGTCCTATTCATCGGCATCAGCTTTCTGGTGGAGCTGCTTCGGCAGTACATCCCGGAGGCCACCATCCGCCGGGTGCTCAGCGGCCGCAGGGGCCAGGGAAACCTTCTGGGGGCTTCTTTTGGCGCCCTTACTCCCTTTTGCTCCTGCTCTACCATTCCCATTACCGTAGGTTTGCTAAATGCCGGGGCCTCCTTTGGTACCACCATATCTTTCCTGCTGGCCTCACCCTTGCTCAACCCGGTCATCCTGGGGCTGTTTTGGGCCATGTTCGGGTGGCAGGTAACGGTTACCTATGCGCTGCTCTGCTTTGCCCTGGCAGTGGCGATGGGCGCTCTGTGGGAAAAGCTCGGCTTGGCGGCTTATGTGAAGCGGGTCAGGGTATCAGGAGGGCACAACGGGGAGGAAGAAAGCCAAAACCTGCGCGTTCGCCTTATCCGTGCTCTGACCGGCTCCTGGCAGCAGTTTCTCGGTGTTCTGCCCTATCTACTGGTCGGGGTGGTCATCGGGGCAGCCATTTATGGCTTCGTCCCGGCAGACTGGGTGGCAAGGGTAGCCGGACCGCAAAATCCTCTGGCCATCCCGGTGGCGGCGGCCATTGGCATTCCTCTGTATATCAGGGTGGAAACCATGATTCCCATCAGCATGGTGCTCCTCGAGAAAGGTATGGGCCTGGGAGCCATCATGGCCCTTATTATCGGAGGAGCCGGAGCCAGCATTCCTGAGGTCAGTCTCTTGGCCAGCATCTTTAAACCGCGGCTGGTGGTGGCCTTTGTGTTAACCATCCTGGTGGTGGCTACGCTGGCCGGATATAGCTTTAACATTATCTTTGCTTAG